Proteins from a single region of Lysinibacillus sp. JNUCC-52:
- a CDS encoding PilN domain-containing protein produces MVPEINLLPNLEKQKSAPILLYIVIIVLVSIVLAFMIIQYFQARGEVATLNAQEIELTSQQEQLQIELDGLRNMNAGSLEQSVQFVHHVSYPVTPLIDETQALLPEQTYLRNYKFGETTIEITADFETMSAISNYLDKLNVSPYFTDIQVGTIENFELSIGEQNESNSKDKYQEIPRYSVTITLAIDFIYLAGGRES; encoded by the coding sequence ATGGTACCTGAAATAAACCTCTTACCGAATTTAGAAAAACAGAAATCAGCCCCAATACTGTTATATATAGTCATTATTGTACTCGTTAGTATCGTTTTAGCATTCATGATAATTCAATACTTTCAGGCGAGAGGCGAGGTAGCGACATTAAATGCACAGGAAATAGAGTTGACGTCACAGCAAGAGCAGCTACAAATCGAATTAGATGGTTTACGAAATATGAACGCAGGCTCGCTTGAGCAATCGGTGCAATTTGTTCATCATGTCTCTTATCCTGTGACACCTTTAATTGATGAGACGCAAGCGTTGTTGCCAGAACAGACATATTTACGCAATTATAAATTTGGTGAAACAACTATAGAAATTACCGCAGATTTTGAAACGATGTCAGCTATTTCAAACTATCTTGATAAACTAAACGTAAGCCCTTATTTCACGGATATTCAAGTTGGAACAATTGAAAATTTTGAGTTATCGATTGGAGAGCAAAACGAAAGTAATTCGAAAGATAAATATCAGGAAATACCGCGTTATTCGGTAACCATCACGTTGGCAATTGATTTTATTTATTTGGCTGGAGGTAGAGAATCATGA
- a CDS encoding potassium transporter: protein MTSSKNSAILLLTALVAALLFALYYYLLTPKLEEVEAKDRDVRALQQEIATIQEQITALDTVQQSQGASVLSLRKKVPQTRAIEGVIRNIEEIEAVTGTRVEAVEFNNYDSLVMDSSIIDPNSPANEEQAVTAQQPTENSEQADSEEGDNALPTSTIAKESLPAELKLVTFSIDVIAIDTKTMLEFLKEIEKIERVMKIDTLDITLTGEEVVFEEDADSSIKATVQVTTFYYEGEQ, encoded by the coding sequence ATGACAAGCAGCAAAAACTCAGCGATTCTTCTGCTTACCGCATTAGTCGCAGCACTGTTATTTGCACTCTATTACTATCTATTAACACCTAAATTGGAAGAGGTAGAGGCGAAGGATCGAGACGTTCGTGCACTGCAACAAGAAATTGCAACAATCCAGGAGCAAATTACGGCATTAGATACGGTACAGCAATCACAGGGTGCTAGTGTGCTATCTTTGCGTAAAAAGGTACCTCAAACCCGTGCCATTGAAGGAGTCATCCGAAATATCGAAGAAATAGAGGCAGTAACAGGAACACGGGTTGAAGCTGTAGAATTTAATAATTATGATTCCCTCGTGATGGACTCTTCGATTATTGACCCAAACTCGCCAGCAAATGAGGAGCAAGCGGTCACAGCACAACAACCTACTGAAAATAGCGAGCAAGCAGATAGTGAAGAAGGGGATAATGCATTACCAACCTCTACTATTGCTAAAGAATCATTACCAGCAGAGTTGAAGCTAGTGACATTTAGTATTGATGTCATCGCTATTGATACGAAGACAATGCTTGAATTTTTAAAGGAAATTGAAAAAATTGAACGTGTGATGAAGATCGACACATTGGATATTACCTTAACTGGGGAAGAGGTTGTATTTGAGGAGGATGCAGATTCATCCATTAAAGCTACCGTTCAGGTAACAACCTTCTATTATGAGGGTGAACAATGA